A section of the Candidatus Dormiibacterota bacterium genome encodes:
- a CDS encoding dihydroorotate dehydrogenase, with protein sequence MRDASPRPADVDLSVSLGPLRLKNPVVAASGTFGYGCEFAPYLRLADLGGFVTKGLSLLPRRGNAPPRTCETPSGMLNAIGLANVGVEAFLAEKLPALRDCGTAVIANVFGETQEEYVAVSRRLNGAPGLAALELNLSCPNTEKGGLAFGVSPPVVREVVAAVRRAAPDQPLIVKLTPNITDVAAAGRAAKEGGADILSLVNTFLGMAIDLKTRRPVLDNVVGGLSGPAIKPLALYMVHRVHREVGLPVLGMGGISRVEDALEFMLAGSSAVQVGTLNFFDPTGSVRLVREIEAWCVREGVRAVREITGTLRLPASGTPTPPAG encoded by the coding sequence GTGCGCGACGCCTCCCCGCGGCCGGCCGACGTCGACCTCTCGGTGAGCCTCGGGCCGCTTCGCCTGAAGAACCCGGTCGTCGCGGCCAGCGGCACCTTCGGGTACGGTTGCGAGTTCGCGCCTTACCTCAGGCTGGCGGATCTCGGCGGCTTCGTCACCAAGGGGCTGTCGCTTCTCCCCCGCCGCGGCAACGCTCCGCCGCGCACGTGCGAGACACCCTCCGGGATGCTCAACGCCATCGGCCTGGCGAACGTCGGTGTCGAGGCGTTCCTCGCCGAGAAGCTGCCGGCGCTGCGTGACTGCGGCACCGCGGTCATCGCCAACGTGTTCGGCGAGACGCAGGAGGAATACGTGGCGGTGTCGCGGCGTCTCAACGGCGCCCCGGGTCTGGCGGCGCTCGAGCTCAACCTGTCCTGTCCCAACACCGAGAAGGGGGGCCTCGCCTTCGGGGTGTCCCCACCGGTCGTCCGCGAGGTCGTTGCGGCCGTGCGGCGCGCCGCGCCCGACCAGCCCCTCATCGTGAAGCTGACCCCCAACATCACGGACGTCGCCGCCGCCGGGCGCGCCGCGAAGGAAGGCGGGGCCGACATCCTGTCGCTCGTGAACACGTTCCTCGGCATGGCGATCGACCTCAAGACCCGACGCCCGGTGCTGGACAACGTCGTCGGGGGTCTTTCCGGCCCCGCGATCAAGCCGCTGGCGCTGTACATGGTGCACCGTGTCCATAGGGAGGTCGGGCTGCCGGTCCTCGGCATGGGGGGGATCAGCCGCGTGGAGGACGCCCTTGAATTCATGCTGGCCGGGAGCTCCGCCGTCCAGGTGGGGACCCTGAACTTCTTCGACCCGACCGGCTCGGTGCGCCTGGTGCGGGAGATCGAGGCGTGGTGCGTGAGAGAGGGGGTTCGAGCGGTGCGGGAGATCACGGGGACGCTGAGGCTTCCGGCAAGCGGGACGCCGACACCCCCCGCCGGGTAG
- a CDS encoding dihydroorotate dehydrogenase electron transfer subunit — MPFDAPAPVLRHDALNRDHFLLTLECPSIAREARAGQFVMLQTRAGFDPLLRRPMSICRVLPGRRGRIQILYKIVGEGTRYLSQQPVGALVPTLGPLGKGFRLPDGGTRPILVSGGVGIAIFPFLVESLRAARRETPLLVYGARSRGDLVALEFFRKKRVPVRLATEDGSAGTRGLVTRVLEPILADAGGAPLEIFACGPTPMLKAVGALALGAGIPCQLALESQMPCGIGVCLGCVTRCPADQRGPVFRRVCTEGPVFRADEVVL; from the coding sequence ATGCCGTTCGACGCACCGGCCCCGGTCCTCCGCCACGACGCACTCAACCGGGATCATTTCCTTCTCACCCTCGAGTGTCCTTCTATCGCCCGCGAGGCCCGGGCCGGCCAGTTCGTCATGCTGCAGACGCGCGCGGGATTCGATCCTCTCCTGCGACGCCCCATGAGCATCTGCCGCGTTCTGCCCGGGCGACGCGGCCGGATCCAGATCCTCTACAAGATCGTCGGCGAGGGAACGCGTTACCTGTCGCAGCAGCCGGTGGGAGCCCTCGTGCCGACACTCGGTCCGCTCGGGAAGGGCTTCCGCCTTCCGGACGGCGGGACAAGGCCGATCCTGGTTTCGGGGGGCGTCGGCATCGCCATCTTCCCGTTCCTCGTCGAAAGCCTGCGCGCCGCGCGCCGCGAGACTCCCCTGCTGGTCTACGGGGCGCGTTCGCGGGGCGACCTCGTGGCCCTGGAGTTCTTCCGCAAGAAACGCGTGCCGGTGCGCCTGGCGACCGAGGATGGAAGCGCCGGGACGAGAGGGTTGGTGACCCGGGTCCTCGAGCCGATTCTGGCCGACGCCGGCGGCGCGCCCCTGGAGATCTTCGCCTGCGGACCGACGCCGATGCTGAAGGCGGTCGGCGCTCTGGCGCTCGGGGCAGGGATCCCGTGCCAGCTCGCGCTGGAGTCCCAGATGCCCTGCGGAATCGGAGTGTGCCTGGGGTGCGTGACGCGCTGTCCTGCGGACCAGCGCGGGCCGGTCTTCCGGCGTGTCTGCACCGAGGGGCCGGTGTTTCGCGCCGACGAGGTGGTCCTGTGA
- a CDS encoding AAA family ATPase has protein sequence MRSLVADAAVRQELPFFEWKVTTGLIRTGTGEPLHDTEKPDKALKAAAGMRTEAVYLFYDLHKYFEDPAILRSLRDIGESFSADRRTLFLCAESLEVPDELKSSTAILQLDLPDSQALRELTVRTLRDLGAPRRIRVDLSMPELEQLIESLRGLTLQEAQRVLMTAALDDLKIDRQDFKHILDRKKTLIASDGVLELCAQETTLQQVGGLENLKAWLKKRGAGFSPEARRHGLEPPRGLLLLGVQGCGKSLCAKAVASEWGLPLLRLDASALYDKFVGESERRMRGALRTAEAMSPTVLWIDEIEKGFPGRAGAESDGGLARRIFGGFISWLQEKKRPVCVVATANDIQALPPELLRKGRFDEIFFVDLPGDAARRSILAVHLSKRGLDPATFDLAALAAAADGFSGAEIEAAIVAALYSAFAEKAALSSPHILAELQRSVPLSRTCRESIEELRAWARGRTVPAAAEPLRSATTAA, from the coding sequence GTGCGCTCGCTGGTTGCGGACGCCGCGGTCCGCCAGGAGTTGCCGTTCTTCGAGTGGAAGGTGACGACCGGACTGATCCGCACGGGAACCGGCGAACCGCTGCACGACACCGAGAAGCCGGACAAAGCGCTCAAGGCGGCGGCCGGGATGCGCACCGAGGCGGTCTACCTGTTCTACGACCTGCACAAGTACTTCGAGGACCCTGCCATCCTGCGTTCCCTGCGCGACATCGGCGAGTCGTTCTCGGCCGACCGCCGGACGCTGTTTCTCTGCGCCGAGTCGCTCGAGGTCCCGGACGAATTGAAGTCCTCGACCGCGATCCTCCAGCTCGATCTCCCCGACAGCCAAGCGCTCCGGGAGCTGACGGTGCGGACGCTGCGGGACCTGGGCGCGCCGCGCCGCATCCGGGTCGACCTCTCCATGCCCGAGCTCGAGCAGCTGATCGAGTCGCTGCGCGGGCTGACGCTGCAGGAGGCGCAGCGGGTCCTGATGACCGCCGCCCTCGATGATCTGAAGATCGACCGGCAGGACTTCAAGCACATCCTGGATCGCAAGAAGACTCTCATCGCCAGCGACGGCGTCCTGGAGCTCTGCGCGCAGGAGACGACGCTGCAGCAGGTCGGTGGTCTCGAGAACCTCAAGGCCTGGCTCAAGAAGCGCGGCGCGGGTTTCAGCCCGGAGGCGCGCCGGCACGGACTGGAGCCGCCGCGCGGGCTCCTGCTTCTCGGAGTCCAGGGATGCGGCAAGAGTCTGTGCGCCAAGGCGGTCGCCAGCGAGTGGGGGCTTCCGCTCCTGCGCCTGGACGCCTCTGCGCTGTACGACAAGTTCGTCGGCGAATCCGAAAGAAGGATGCGCGGAGCGCTGCGCACCGCCGAGGCGATGTCGCCGACGGTTCTGTGGATCGACGAGATCGAAAAAGGGTTCCCGGGGCGCGCCGGCGCGGAGTCCGACGGCGGGCTGGCGCGACGCATCTTCGGAGGGTTCATCTCCTGGTTGCAGGAGAAGAAGCGGCCGGTGTGCGTCGTGGCGACCGCCAACGACATCCAGGCGCTGCCACCCGAGCTCCTGCGCAAAGGACGCTTCGACGAGATCTTCTTCGTCGACCTGCCGGGTGACGCCGCCCGGCGCTCGATCCTGGCCGTCCACCTGTCGAAGCGCGGCCTGGATCCGGCGACCTTCGACCTCGCCGCCCTGGCGGCCGCGGCGGACGGATTCAGCGGGGCGGAGATCGAGGCGGCCATCGTCGCGGCGCTCTACTCGGCGTTCGCGGAGAAGGCGGCGCTGTCATCCCCCCACATTCTCGCGGAATTGCAGAGGAGCGTCCCGCTGTCGCGCACCTGCCGGGAGTCGATCGAGGAGTTGCGCGCCTGGGCCCGCGGGCGCACCGTGCCGGCGGCGGCAGAACCGCTCCGCTCGGCCACGACGGCCGCGTAG
- a CDS encoding glycerophosphoryl diester phosphodiesterase membrane domain-containing protein produces the protein MNTQEQYFVVAADGKEYGPADLETLRQWVREGRVVKATHIKKGSGGTTFAGKLPELLDLFPPREPAADASAPPALPSTPAVALPAEFRVWEFIGAGWNLVKPHWLVLGAMFLIQGLIGGVPNFFVHFSGTALQFIIGGPILVGIWRALLGVVSGRKPDIAMMFQGFDRFLDAFLANLVIGILTMLGFVCLIVPGIILAVMWLFAMPVIAETGLGFWEAMSESARLTEGYRWRLFLLLLACILVAILGALVCCVGVFIAMAVNFMALALAYRFLQARKGATAAAPAA, from the coding sequence GTGAACACCCAGGAGCAGTACTTCGTCGTCGCGGCCGACGGGAAGGAGTATGGTCCCGCCGACCTGGAGACGCTGCGCCAGTGGGTGCGCGAAGGACGCGTCGTCAAGGCGACGCACATCAAGAAGGGAAGCGGCGGCACCACGTTCGCCGGCAAGCTGCCGGAGCTCCTCGACCTGTTCCCGCCGCGCGAGCCCGCCGCCGACGCCTCGGCGCCGCCCGCCCTGCCCTCCACTCCGGCGGTCGCCCTGCCGGCCGAGTTCCGCGTCTGGGAATTCATCGGGGCGGGATGGAACCTGGTGAAACCGCACTGGCTCGTCCTGGGCGCGATGTTTCTGATCCAGGGGCTGATCGGCGGCGTGCCGAACTTCTTCGTGCATTTTTCCGGCACCGCGCTCCAGTTCATCATCGGCGGCCCGATCCTGGTCGGAATCTGGCGGGCCCTCCTGGGTGTCGTGTCGGGACGCAAGCCCGACATCGCCATGATGTTCCAGGGGTTCGATCGCTTCCTCGACGCCTTCCTGGCGAACCTGGTGATCGGCATCCTGACCATGCTCGGCTTCGTCTGCCTGATCGTGCCCGGGATCATTCTCGCGGTCATGTGGCTGTTCGCGATGCCGGTGATCGCCGAGACCGGTCTCGGTTTCTGGGAGGCGATGAGCGAGAGCGCCCGTCTGACCGAGGGATATCGCTGGCGCCTGTTCCTGCTCCTGCTTGCGTGTATCCTCGTGGCGATCCTGGGAGCGCTGGTCTGCTGCGTGGGGGTCTTCATCGCCATGGCGGTCAATTTCATGGCCCTCGCCCTGGCGTACCGGTTCCTCCAGGCGCGCAAGGGTGCGACCGCGGCGGCACCCGCGGCGTGA
- a CDS encoding DUF2752 domain-containing protein, which yields MRRERASRLAAGLSVSGLLAGTFLLPPRRPLPFDLCLLHRLTGMPCLTCGLTRAVCLLARGEWRASLSMHPAGGLAFVALTVACVWLLAEAAAGRDLGAGLRTRLLTLALGAGGALSVVTWGARLAGILPVV from the coding sequence GTGAGACGGGAGCGCGCGTCGCGGCTCGCCGCCGGCCTCTCCGTCTCCGGTCTGCTCGCCGGGACCTTCCTCCTGCCTCCCCGGAGACCGTTGCCCTTCGATCTGTGCCTGCTTCACCGGCTCACCGGGATGCCGTGCCTGACCTGCGGTCTGACCCGGGCGGTCTGTCTGCTCGCGCGGGGGGAGTGGAGGGCCAGCCTGTCGATGCACCCGGCCGGAGGGCTGGCGTTCGTGGCCCTGACCGTCGCCTGCGTCTGGCTCCTGGCCGAGGCGGCGGCGGGCCGCGATCTGGGGGCAGGCCTGAGGACGCGCCTGCTCACCCTCGCGCTCGGGGCGGGGGGAGCGCTCTCGGTCGTGACCTGGGGCGCACGATTGGCGGGGATTCTGCCCGTCGTCTGA
- the pyrF gene encoding orotidine-5'-phosphate decarboxylase yields MQATDRLIVALDVNSRDSALSLVQTLRPRVQRFKVGLELFTACGPALVREILEKGGQVFLDLKFHDIPNTVARAAVSAARLGVGMFTIHLSGGPLMARRAADELEAHCQVYRVQRPKILGVTVLTSLSPADLEELGVGRSVEDQVVALAEMGKAAGLDGVVCSPLEARLIREVCGREFLVVTPGIRPEGSEPDDQSRTLSPKVALEAGADFLVVGRPIVKADDPLEAAENILLQMDGA; encoded by the coding sequence ATGCAGGCAACCGACAGGCTCATCGTCGCCCTCGACGTCAACTCGCGCGACAGCGCTCTGTCCCTCGTGCAGACGCTGCGGCCGCGCGTGCAGCGCTTCAAGGTCGGACTGGAGCTGTTCACAGCCTGCGGCCCGGCGCTCGTGCGCGAGATCCTGGAGAAAGGCGGACAGGTCTTTCTCGACCTGAAATTCCACGACATCCCCAACACGGTCGCGCGGGCCGCGGTGTCCGCGGCGCGCCTTGGCGTCGGGATGTTCACCATCCATCTCTCGGGCGGGCCCCTGATGGCGAGGCGCGCGGCGGACGAGCTCGAGGCCCATTGTCAGGTGTACCGCGTGCAGCGGCCGAAGATCCTCGGCGTCACGGTCCTGACCAGTCTGTCCCCGGCCGACCTGGAGGAGCTCGGGGTCGGGCGATCGGTCGAGGACCAGGTCGTGGCCCTGGCGGAGATGGGGAAGGCCGCCGGGCTCGACGGCGTCGTGTGCTCCCCCCTCGAGGCGCGGCTCATCCGCGAGGTCTGCGGGCGGGAGTTCCTGGTGGTGACGCCGGGCATCCGCCCTGAGGGAAGCGAACCGGACGACCAGTCGCGCACGCTGTCCCCAAAAGTGGCACTTGAGGCCGGGGCCGACTTCCTGGTCGTGGGGCGCCCGATCGTCAAGGCGGACGATCCCCTCGAAGCCGCGGAGAATATCCTTCTTCAAATGGACGGGGCATGA
- a CDS encoding patatin-like phospholipase family protein, with amino-acid sequence MTTTPGRGTLSLVLAGGGITGAMYEFGALQALDHFFAGSFRVNDFDIFVGTSGGAVVAALMANRVPPGEVGRAIIHNTDHPLNFKQDDILEIDWQEIKRSLLRALKVVPALVRFYRRNPKLFSIARAIYALEENMPPGIYSLNKYQAYLRKLLTRPGCVNTFEDLNKELYIPAIHLDRGERVLFGTPGWRDVAISDAIAASSALPLYFQPVTIKGLDFVDGGVASVAHVDIAIERGSRFLVLLNPIIPLRNNPDAICIPTFSGHCARIREKGITFVVDQTQRISAREKLTLGLERFRAQHPESRIFLIEPPWTDSFMFMENILNYGSRVAMLNYGYRSTARHLRAHFDTYRQAFAAYGIDVSLEGLQEDNPWEQPASLAVPPSAPPAETSAAVPLDAAIGQKESAA; translated from the coding sequence GTGACCACGACCCCAGGCCGGGGCACCCTGAGCCTGGTCCTCGCGGGTGGCGGCATCACCGGCGCGATGTACGAGTTCGGCGCGCTGCAGGCCCTCGATCATTTCTTCGCCGGGTCGTTCCGGGTCAACGACTTCGACATCTTCGTCGGCACCAGCGGGGGCGCCGTGGTCGCGGCGCTGATGGCGAACCGCGTTCCGCCCGGGGAGGTGGGCCGCGCGATCATCCATAACACCGACCACCCGCTGAACTTCAAGCAGGACGACATCCTGGAGATCGACTGGCAGGAGATCAAGAGGTCGCTGCTCCGGGCTCTCAAGGTCGTGCCGGCGCTCGTCCGATTCTACCGACGCAACCCGAAGCTGTTCTCGATCGCGCGGGCCATCTACGCCCTCGAGGAGAACATGCCGCCCGGGATCTACAGCCTCAACAAGTACCAGGCGTACCTGCGCAAACTTCTGACGCGCCCCGGCTGCGTGAACACCTTCGAGGACCTGAACAAGGAGCTGTACATCCCGGCGATCCACCTGGACCGGGGGGAGCGCGTGCTGTTCGGGACGCCCGGCTGGCGCGACGTCGCCATCTCCGACGCCATCGCGGCGTCCTCGGCCCTGCCGCTGTACTTCCAGCCGGTGACCATCAAGGGGCTGGACTTCGTGGACGGCGGCGTCGCGAGCGTCGCGCACGTCGACATCGCCATCGAGCGCGGTTCACGCTTCCTCGTGCTGCTCAATCCGATCATCCCTCTGCGCAACAATCCCGACGCCATCTGCATCCCCACCTTCTCGGGCCACTGCGCGCGCATCCGGGAAAAGGGGATCACCTTCGTGGTCGACCAGACCCAGAGGATCTCCGCGCGCGAGAAGCTGACGCTGGGCCTGGAGCGCTTCCGCGCCCAGCACCCGGAGTCGCGCATCTTCCTGATCGAGCCGCCCTGGACGGACTCGTTCATGTTCATGGAGAACATCCTGAACTACGGCTCGCGCGTGGCCATGCTCAACTACGGCTACCGTTCCACGGCGCGCCACCTGCGGGCGCACTTCGACACGTACCGCCAGGCGTTCGCCGCCTACGGGATCGATGTCTCGCTCGAAGGGCTGCAGGAGGACAACCCCTGGGAGCAGCCGGCGAGTCTCGCTGTGCCGCCGTCGGCGCCGCCGGCCGAGACCTCCGCCGCCGTCCCCCTGGACGCCGCGATCGGCCAGAAGGAGAGCGCGGCCTGA
- a CDS encoding thioredoxin family protein, with amino-acid sequence MSKGIRGVLLAAAAVAIVAALLGAYAYNRAPRGEADVSIIAHGERVDLQAHAVPGKYTVFDFYAVWCPPCRVLGPALEKLASRNTAKLAIRKVDIVDWTMPVAEQYGVQELPYLVLFDASGRKVADGEKVYDSLNELFGQDALDVDRATEKPPTSAM; translated from the coding sequence ATGAGCAAGGGCATTCGCGGTGTCCTCCTGGCGGCAGCGGCGGTCGCGATAGTGGCCGCGCTGCTGGGAGCGTATGCGTACAACCGCGCCCCGCGGGGGGAGGCGGACGTCTCGATCATCGCCCACGGGGAGAGGGTCGACCTCCAGGCGCACGCGGTCCCCGGCAAGTACACGGTGTTCGACTTCTACGCGGTCTGGTGCCCGCCGTGCCGCGTCCTGGGGCCGGCGCTCGAGAAGCTCGCGTCCCGCAACACCGCGAAGCTTGCGATCAGGAAGGTGGACATCGTGGACTGGACGATGCCGGTCGCGGAGCAGTACGGAGTCCAGGAGCTGCCGTACCTGGTCCTGTTCGACGCGAGCGGGAGGAAGGTGGCGGACGGCGAGAAGGTGTACGACTCGCTGAACGAGCTGTTCGGCCAGGACGCGCTCGACGTCGACCGGGCCACGGAGAAGCCGCCGACCAGCGCGATGTGA